From Bacteroidota bacterium, a single genomic window includes:
- a CDS encoding FAD-dependent oxidoreductase → MHADVLVIGAGIAGLTAAALLAERGTKVMILEQNWLPGGCTSSYPRHGYTFEAGATTLVGLDAGMPLRLVLDKTGIDLNPIRLETPMKVYLKDGTVITRFEDLELWIAEAERVFGVVGQRPFWEYCMGVAQKVWQTSGQQLHFPPSKLADLFGMARGFSFGQISLIPKAFSSLESLLKRFGLHENIRFREFVDEQLLITAQNHASEVNALFGATALCYTNFGNYYMCGGMMGMVKPFVDYIEARGGRVLLRHQATRVVQTADGYAVETQKHGTFTARYFLSAIPLNNTLPMLGDALQQRWESATMAPARLRSAFTMGIAFKRSAVFDCLHHQLHLPEPLPQIGGKSIFVSLSHSDDTTRCKPDECIASISTHIFDPHVQQVTDKAAIEAAIVDLLVSKGFLRKEDILYQHSSSQKSWEKWTGRAYGFVGGYPQYLDIKPWQMKDARLDGKGAYICGDSTYPGQGIPGACLSGIIAAAKMYSDHKI, encoded by the coding sequence TTGCACGCTGACGTCCTGGTCATCGGGGCAGGCATCGCTGGGTTGACTGCCGCTGCCCTTTTGGCTGAACGCGGTACAAAGGTAATGATTCTCGAGCAAAATTGGTTGCCCGGCGGATGCACAAGTTCGTATCCTAGACATGGTTACACGTTTGAGGCTGGTGCCACGACCCTCGTCGGATTGGATGCGGGAATGCCGTTGCGGTTGGTGCTCGACAAAACGGGAATCGATTTAAATCCGATTCGGTTGGAAACGCCGATGAAGGTCTATTTGAAGGACGGCACAGTAATTACGCGATTCGAGGACCTTGAGCTGTGGATTGCCGAGGCCGAAAGGGTTTTTGGCGTTGTCGGGCAGCGCCCCTTCTGGGAATATTGTATGGGCGTGGCCCAAAAAGTCTGGCAAACCTCCGGACAGCAATTGCACTTTCCACCGAGTAAATTGGCCGATTTGTTCGGGATGGCCCGCGGGTTCTCTTTTGGCCAAATTAGCCTGATTCCCAAGGCATTTTCCTCTTTGGAATCACTTTTGAAACGATTCGGCCTGCATGAAAACATCCGCTTCCGCGAATTTGTCGACGAACAATTGCTGATCACTGCTCAAAACCATGCTTCGGAGGTGAATGCGCTTTTTGGTGCAACCGCTTTGTGCTACACCAACTTCGGCAACTATTATATGTGTGGTGGCATGATGGGAATGGTCAAGCCGTTCGTGGATTATATCGAGGCACGTGGTGGGCGGGTGCTGTTGCGGCACCAAGCCACCCGCGTGGTGCAAACCGCCGATGGTTATGCCGTCGAAACGCAAAAGCACGGAACCTTTACTGCGCGGTATTTCCTCTCGGCGATTCCGCTCAACAACACGTTGCCGATGCTCGGCGATGCGCTTCAGCAGCGCTGGGAATCCGCGACGATGGCGCCGGCACGCCTGCGCAGCGCCTTCACGATGGGCATCGCCTTCAAACGCAGCGCGGTTTTTGATTGCCTCCACCATCAATTGCATTTGCCCGAACCGCTTCCGCAAATTGGTGGGAAAAGCATTTTCGTGAGCCTCAGCCATTCCGACGACACCACCCGCTGCAAACCCGACGAATGCATCGCGAGCATCAGTACCCATATTTTTGATCCGCATGTGCAGCAGGTGACCGACAAAGCTGCGATTGAGGCTGCGATTGTCGATTTGTTGGTCAGCAAAGGCTTTCTGCGCAAGGAGGACATCCTTTATCAGCATTCGTCGAGTCAAAAGTCTTGGGAGAAATGGACGGGCAGGGCGTACGGTTTTGTGGGAGGCTATCCGCAGTATCTCGACATCAAACCTTGGCAAATGAAAGACGCGCGACTTGACGGAAAAGGCGCCTATATCTGCGGGGACAGCACATATCCCGGACAGGGAATCCCCGGCGCATGCCTCAGCGGGATTATTGCTGCGGCAAAGATGTATTCAGACCATAAAATTTGA
- a CDS encoding 6-carboxytetrahydropterin synthase yields the protein MKKVTVSRKAHFNAAHRLHNPSWTDEKNREVFGKCNRTNYHGHNYELIVKVGGAIDPETGYVLDLKWLADLIDEVIVERFDHQNLNLDTVEFKNLNPTAENIAVVVWDLLRPHIDLDKTLKVELYETERNFVEYSGE from the coding sequence ATGAAGAAAGTCACTGTATCCAGGAAAGCTCACTTTAATGCCGCGCATCGGCTGCACAATCCTTCATGGACCGACGAAAAAAATCGGGAAGTGTTTGGCAAGTGCAACCGCACCAACTACCATGGGCACAATTATGAGCTCATTGTCAAAGTAGGTGGCGCGATTGATCCCGAAACCGGCTATGTTTTGGATCTGAAGTGGTTGGCTGATCTGATCGACGAGGTAATCGTTGAGCGTTTTGACCACCAAAACCTGAATTTGGATACAGTTGAATTTAAGAACCTCAATCCCACAGCCGAAAATATCGCGGTGGTGGTCTGGGATTTGCTTCGTCCTCACATTGATTTGGACAAGACTTTGAAGGTAGAACTCTATGAAACGGAACGAAACTTTGTTGAGTACAGTGGAGAATGA
- the folE gene encoding GTP cyclohydrolase I FolE: MKRNETLLSTVENDAMTHEELGDMHVGTSFETPLRPDAFDRDDDLKVELISKHFKEIMHILGLDLEDDSLKGTPMRVAKMYVKEIFSGLNPENAPEIKLFENKYQYNEMLVERNIPFVSNCEHHFVPIVGKAHCAYISNGKVVGLSKINRIVEYYAKRPQVQERMTMQIANHLKEALGTEDVAVMISAAHMCVSMRGVEHDGVETITSAYSGRFLEEARKSEFLRLIQG; the protein is encoded by the coding sequence ATGAAACGGAACGAAACTTTGTTGAGTACAGTGGAGAATGATGCCATGACGCACGAGGAATTGGGCGACATGCATGTGGGCACCTCTTTTGAGACCCCGCTCCGCCCGGATGCTTTTGACCGTGACGACGACCTGAAAGTCGAACTCATTTCCAAGCATTTCAAGGAAATCATGCACATTCTGGGCTTGGACCTGGAAGATGACAGCCTCAAAGGCACGCCGATGCGTGTCGCCAAGATGTATGTCAAGGAGATTTTCAGCGGCCTGAATCCCGAGAATGCCCCGGAAATCAAGTTGTTTGAAAACAAGTATCAATACAATGAGATGCTCGTGGAACGCAACATCCCGTTTGTTTCCAATTGCGAGCACCACTTTGTGCCGATCGTTGGAAAAGCGCATTGCGCCTACATCTCCAATGGCAAGGTCGTGGGCCTGAGCAAGATCAACCGCATTGTCGAATACTACGCGAAACGTCCTCAGGTACAGGAGCGCATGACGATGCAGATCGCCAACCATCTCAAGGAGGCCCTTGGAACTGAAGATGTTGCGGTGATGATCTCAGCTGCACATATGTGCGTGAGCATGCGCGGGGTGGAGCACGACGGAGTCGAAACAATCACAAGTGCCTATTCTGGTAGATTCCTTGAAGAAGCACGGAAATCAGAATTTCTCAGGCTGATCCAAGGTTGA
- a CDS encoding DUF559 domain-containing protein, translating to MNRLLKLKHCPQEAAVWNCLQGMKTDALRFKRQFRIGPYVVDFCCPSMKLIIEVTKEPVTVRPPDAYDQMRIGYLEAEGFNVLRFAEEDARDHGDRIVEAIRGIISASSPSN from the coding sequence TTGAACAGGTTGCTGAAACTCAAGCACTGCCCTCAAGAAGCAGCTGTTTGGAATTGTTTGCAAGGAATGAAAACCGATGCCCTGCGCTTCAAGCGTCAGTTTCGCATCGGCCCCTACGTGGTGGATTTCTGCTGCCCTTCGATGAAATTGATCATCGAGGTGACCAAAGAACCCGTGACGGTTCGCCCACCTGATGCCTATGATCAGATGCGTATCGGTTATTTGGAAGCGGAAGGATTTAATGTCCTCCGTTTTGCTGAAGAAGATGCCCGTGACCATGGAGACCGCATCGTAGAAGCGATCCGTGGCATTATTTCCGCATCCAGCCCATCCAACTGA
- a CDS encoding DUF2723 domain-containing protein: MAQSTIPESTPRYWNQKWFPWLVFGGFAVIYLINRSPFVGFNDGLTFLDSAAHGFDFATNATSHFLYNNLQHVLLKVFFFMPHVVVLTLFSISCALGTLFFVYRIGRLLAPSPGLALLPVVVLGISFTFWQQSEIIEVYAFNNLLFSGFAFAALKDILSHQRRNYLLLSLLLGLGLLTHIQHILSIPFFLAYLWWRNDLRIAQKILGMLPWMALMSILFILPALTHQHSLRAVFFESKFQDELLGVDLLVMINGLVLGTAMLVYNFQLLLVPIGLGWWQLWKVNRRLMIWLLVLALPYLAFAVKYSVNDNHVFYLCFYIVLVLPLVFFAANQAMKRPRMLGWLFPAAWVLPIVMYAAATILAPNVGGLARYDAQKAFKGGVVHMLWPGKAWAKDPLAIAWREAHLCQHDPNNRIDEWNFEAAVRYLKRNCPESSSEGGMTIYPGLSALVDSCFFECPELLNLMQKIPNQ; encoded by the coding sequence ATGGCACAAAGCACAATCCCCGAATCAACACCGCGCTATTGGAACCAAAAATGGTTTCCTTGGCTTGTTTTCGGTGGATTTGCGGTGATTTACCTGATCAACCGCAGTCCTTTTGTCGGATTCAACGATGGCCTGACCTTCCTGGATTCAGCTGCGCATGGTTTTGATTTTGCGACCAACGCCACCAGCCATTTTCTATACAACAACTTGCAGCATGTGTTGCTGAAGGTTTTCTTTTTCATGCCGCATGTTGTGGTGCTCACGCTTTTTTCAATCTCCTGCGCTCTGGGGACGCTGTTTTTCGTTTACCGAATCGGGCGATTGTTGGCTCCAAGTCCAGGCTTGGCCCTGTTGCCGGTTGTCGTGTTGGGCATCAGTTTCACTTTCTGGCAACAGTCGGAAATCATCGAGGTGTATGCCTTCAACAACCTGCTTTTTTCTGGATTCGCATTCGCCGCCCTCAAAGACATTTTATCCCATCAACGACGGAACTACTTGCTGTTGAGTTTGTTATTGGGCCTCGGTTTGCTCACGCACATTCAGCACATCTTGTCCATCCCCTTTTTTCTGGCCTACCTCTGGTGGCGAAATGACCTTCGAATTGCCCAAAAGATCTTGGGAATGTTGCCTTGGATGGCATTGATGAGCATTTTGTTTATTCTGCCGGCGCTCACGCACCAGCATTCCTTGCGGGCAGTATTCTTCGAATCCAAATTTCAGGACGAGTTGCTCGGGGTGGATTTGCTTGTGATGATAAATGGGCTGGTGTTGGGAACGGCGATGCTGGTTTACAATTTTCAGCTTTTGTTGGTGCCGATTGGCTTGGGTTGGTGGCAATTGTGGAAGGTAAATCGTCGGCTGATGATTTGGCTGTTGGTGCTCGCCTTGCCCTACCTTGCGTTTGCGGTCAAGTATTCGGTGAATGACAATCATGTTTTTTACCTCTGTTTCTACATCGTATTGGTCTTGCCCTTGGTGTTTTTTGCTGCGAATCAGGCGATGAAAAGGCCGCGAATGTTGGGTTGGTTGTTTCCTGCAGCATGGGTTTTGCCGATTGTGATGTATGCAGCGGCCACGATTCTGGCTCCGAATGTCGGAGGGCTTGCGCGCTACGATGCCCAAAAGGCGTTCAAAGGCGGAGTGGTGCACATGCTTTGGCCGGGAAAGGCTTGGGCAAAGGATCCGCTGGCCATCGCGTGGCGGGAGGCGCATCTCTGTCAACACGATCCCAACAACCGCATTGACGAATGGAATTTCGAGGCTGCGGTGCGCTATTTGAAAAGGAATTGCCCGGAATCTTCTTCGGAAGGCGGCATGACGATCTATCCCGGACTTTCGGCATTGGTAGATTCCTGTTTTTTCGAATGTCCCGAATTGCTTAATTTGATGCAGAAAATTCCGAATCAATGA
- a CDS encoding phosphoglucomutase/phosphomannomutase family protein produces the protein MQPIKFGTDGWRAIIAESFTIENLTRVTEGMAIWLNATYPKPSVMVGYDCRFNGSLFSNQVARVLASHGIQVFVAQRFVSTPMVSLAVAKRQVSAGIVITASHNPPEYNGFKIKGDFGGPGLPSTVAEVEAHIPDTPCDYPLTFSELEEKGLIQHFDMESLYLNHIRESFDLDLINQSGIKIGYDAMYGAGQRAFRKLFPKATMLHADYNPSFMGTAPEPIEKNLTEFQALIRSAGLDYGLATDGDADRIGLFDENGTFVDSHHIILLLIHYLHKVKGLTGKVVYTFSVTPKVDKMARLYGLPVDCTKVGFKYICEIMLNENVLVGGEESGGIAIAGHVPERDGIYIGLTILEMMARSGKKLTELVQEIYDIVGAFNFQRRDLHLPEAEKNAIVAKLQSSPYTEFGDYKVIRTQTLDGYKFDFADEQWVMIRPSGTEPVLRIYAESATRAGAEAILDAVIAAIRKG, from the coding sequence ATGCAACCCATCAAATTTGGCACGGATGGCTGGAGAGCCATCATCGCGGAGAGTTTCACGATCGAGAACCTCACCCGTGTCACCGAAGGCATGGCGATTTGGCTCAATGCCACCTATCCCAAGCCCAGCGTCATGGTCGGCTATGATTGCCGGTTCAATGGATCCTTGTTTTCCAACCAAGTCGCTCGCGTTTTGGCGAGCCATGGCATCCAGGTATTTGTCGCACAGCGTTTTGTGAGTACGCCGATGGTGTCGCTCGCGGTCGCCAAGCGTCAGGTCAGTGCGGGCATCGTCATCACCGCAAGCCACAATCCGCCGGAGTACAACGGCTTCAAGATCAAAGGCGACTTCGGTGGGCCGGGCCTCCCGAGTACCGTCGCAGAAGTCGAAGCCCATATTCCCGATACGCCTTGCGACTATCCGTTGACGTTTTCCGAACTCGAAGAAAAAGGCCTGATCCAGCATTTCGATATGGAATCGCTGTATCTCAACCACATCCGGGAAAGTTTTGACCTGGATTTGATCAACCAATCGGGTATCAAAATCGGCTATGACGCGATGTATGGCGCGGGCCAACGTGCTTTTCGCAAGCTGTTTCCCAAAGCGACCATGCTCCATGCCGACTACAATCCCTCCTTCATGGGAACGGCTCCGGAACCGATCGAGAAAAATCTCACCGAATTCCAGGCCTTGATTCGCTCAGCCGGATTGGACTACGGATTGGCGACCGATGGCGATGCCGACCGCATTGGCTTGTTTGACGAAAACGGCACATTCGTCGACAGTCACCACATCATTCTGCTGCTCATCCACTACCTGCACAAAGTCAAAGGGCTGACGGGCAAGGTGGTCTATACCTTCTCTGTGACGCCCAAGGTCGACAAAATGGCCCGCCTCTACGGATTACCCGTCGATTGCACCAAGGTCGGCTTCAAGTACATCTGCGAGATCATGCTCAACGAAAATGTACTCGTCGGCGGCGAAGAATCCGGCGGAATTGCCATTGCAGGCCACGTCCCTGAGCGCGACGGCATTTACATCGGCTTGACCATCCTCGAAATGATGGCAAGATCCGGCAAAAAACTCACCGAACTCGTTCAGGAAATCTACGACATCGTCGGCGCCTTCAATTTCCAACGCCGCGACCTGCACCTGCCGGAAGCCGAAAAAAATGCGATCGTCGCAAAGCTGCAATCCAGCCCCTATACTGAATTCGGCGATTACAAGGTCATCCGCACCCAAACATTGGACGGCTACAAGTTTGACTTTGCCGACGAGCAATGGGTGATGATTCGTCCCTCCGGCACTGAGCCCGTTTTGCGCATTTATGCCGAAAGTGCCACCCGCGCCGGTGCGGAAGCCATTTTGGATGCCGTGATCGCAGCCATTCGCAAAGGATGA
- a CDS encoding DUF2279 domain-containing protein — MKAQSALPYNWQPRKNEFLRGDSSFFLQDTVRNKKRVLAVTGTTLGGYGVAYLGMALTWYQDYPLTKFHFFDDNHEWAQVDKIGHTMGGYQGARGMIGLFKWSGLPRKKAALYGGLIGGLAMVPVELLDGFAEKWGASWGDIVADISGGALAFGNEMLWSEQRIQVKVSYHPTPYSDVRPDLFGDKYTRYLKDYNGHTGWLSFRVHSFLPDGKFKQKYPRWLNLAVGYGANGLLGGYDNGLTPAILEREYRQYYLSPDIDLSAIKTRSGALRLILDILDCIHLPSPALEYNSKHGLRWHWLYM; from the coding sequence GTGAAGGCCCAATCCGCTCTGCCTTACAATTGGCAACCGCGGAAAAACGAATTCCTCCGTGGGGATTCCTCGTTTTTTTTGCAGGATACCGTTCGGAACAAAAAGCGGGTTTTGGCGGTCACCGGCACAACTTTGGGTGGCTACGGCGTCGCCTATTTGGGAATGGCTTTGACTTGGTATCAAGACTATCCGCTGACCAAGTTTCACTTCTTTGACGACAACCACGAATGGGCGCAGGTCGACAAAATCGGACATACGATGGGCGGCTACCAAGGTGCCCGCGGCATGATCGGCCTCTTCAAATGGAGTGGCCTTCCCCGCAAAAAAGCTGCGCTCTATGGCGGCTTGATCGGCGGATTGGCGATGGTGCCGGTGGAATTACTGGATGGATTTGCTGAAAAATGGGGCGCCTCTTGGGGCGACATTGTGGCCGACATCAGTGGGGGCGCATTGGCTTTCGGGAATGAAATGCTTTGGTCCGAGCAGCGGATTCAAGTCAAGGTTTCCTATCATCCAACTCCCTATTCCGATGTGCGGCCCGACCTCTTCGGGGACAAATACACCAGATATTTGAAGGATTATAACGGCCATACCGGTTGGCTCAGTTTCCGAGTGCATTCCTTCCTTCCCGATGGCAAATTCAAGCAAAAGTACCCCCGTTGGCTCAATTTGGCAGTCGGTTACGGGGCGAATGGACTTTTAGGAGGCTATGACAACGGCCTTACACCTGCCATCCTTGAACGGGAATACCGTCAATATTACCTCAGCCCAGACATCGACCTCAGTGCGATCAAGACCCGCTCAGGTGCTTTGCGGCTGATTCTGGACATTCTGGATTGCATTCACCTGCCAAGTCCCGCCCTGGAATACAACAGCAAACATGGTTTGCGCTGGCATTGGTTGTATATGTAA
- the vsr gene encoding DNA mismatch endonuclease Vsr: MTHQRKVLTRSEMMARIPSKNTRPELLVRHFLWASGFRYRLHGKQLPGKPDIVLSRYKTVIFVHGCFWHGHANCKQFKLPATRRAFWEAKITANQTRDAATIDKLQSLGWNVIILWECEIEGKAGRPRLVRLLSEILGIEGM, encoded by the coding sequence ATGACCCATCAACGCAAAGTTCTGACGCGTAGCGAGATGATGGCGCGGATTCCGAGCAAGAATACGCGGCCGGAACTGCTTGTCCGTCACTTTCTTTGGGCAAGCGGATTCCGTTACCGGTTGCACGGAAAGCAACTTCCTGGCAAGCCGGATATCGTCCTCAGTCGGTACAAAACGGTGATTTTTGTGCATGGTTGCTTCTGGCACGGGCATGCAAATTGCAAACAATTCAAACTTCCCGCCACTCGTCGTGCATTTTGGGAAGCCAAAATCACAGCCAATCAAACGCGTGATGCAGCAACCATAGACAAGCTCCAGTCATTGGGCTGGAACGTGATCATCCTCTGGGAATGCGAAATAGAGGGCAAGGCGGGTCGTCCGCGGCTCGTGCGGCTGCTTTCCGAGATCTTGGGGATTGAGGGGATGTAG
- a CDS encoding tungsten formylmethanofuran dehydrogenase: MLTKVRISLDVLIDAYRLMCTAKEMTLLYEANKEVTAKYVHATSRGHEAVQLALAMQLLPQDFVAPYYRDDSILLGIGMTPYDCMLQLLARKTDPFSGGRTYYGHPSLRDADKPKIPHQSSATGMQAIPMTGVAHGFKYMEKTGLADWNILDFDNLPPVAVCSLGDAAMTEGEISEALQEAVLNSLPILYLVQDNQWDISAHARETRSQNAFEFAQGFKGLEAISIDGSDFIESYDTLQRVLDTIRRERRPFLVHAEVPLLNHHTSGVRKEWYRPKEDLEAHAKNDPWPKLRNELLKIGIGEEHLLQIEDEARKLVAADYQRALLEPEPGIEDLKTHFFAPTTVTEELGVREPAGAAEIPMVDAALHAMDQMLAQFPEALLYGQDVGGELGGVFREAATLAKKYGDSRVFNTPIQEAYIVGSTVGMSAVGLKPVVEVQFADYIWPGVNQLYAEVSRSCYLSNGKWPVQMLLRVPIGAYGSGGPFHSSSVESAIVTIKGIKVVYPSNAADMKGLFKAAFLDPNPVVMFEHKGLYWGKVPGSKDARCIEPDDDYIVPIGKARTYLAADADAIENGESCVVITYGMGVHWAKNAAKANFPGRVEVLDLRSLQPYDWEMICERVKLHGKALVLTEECIENSFAQSLAGRISEELFEVLDAPVRAVGAEVLPAIPLNSTLEGLMLPNADKVAKQLDWLLQY, encoded by the coding sequence ATGCTTACCAAAGTTAGAATTTCGCTGGATGTATTGATCGACGCCTACCGCCTGATGTGTACGGCCAAGGAAATGACCCTGCTGTACGAAGCCAACAAGGAGGTCACGGCCAAGTACGTCCATGCGACCTCGCGCGGGCACGAAGCGGTTCAACTCGCCTTGGCCATGCAATTGTTGCCGCAGGACTTTGTGGCACCTTATTATAGGGACGATTCGATTTTGCTGGGCATCGGCATGACGCCCTATGACTGCATGTTGCAGCTTTTGGCCCGCAAGACCGACCCCTTCTCCGGCGGCCGCACGTACTATGGCCACCCGAGTTTGCGCGATGCCGACAAACCCAAGATTCCACACCAATCTTCGGCAACCGGCATGCAGGCCATTCCGATGACCGGCGTCGCCCATGGCTTCAAGTACATGGAAAAAACCGGATTGGCCGATTGGAACATCCTGGATTTTGACAACCTTCCTCCGGTGGCCGTCTGTTCGTTGGGCGACGCGGCGATGACCGAAGGCGAAATTTCGGAAGCCCTGCAAGAGGCCGTCCTGAATTCCTTGCCGATCCTTTACCTTGTACAGGACAATCAATGGGACATTTCGGCGCATGCGCGGGAGACGCGGTCGCAAAATGCCTTCGAATTCGCCCAAGGCTTCAAAGGACTCGAGGCCATCAGCATCGACGGCAGCGATTTTATTGAGAGTTACGACACCCTGCAACGGGTTTTGGATACGATTCGCCGCGAGCGCCGCCCATTTTTGGTGCATGCAGAGGTGCCGCTGCTCAATCACCATACTTCAGGGGTTCGCAAGGAATGGTACCGTCCCAAAGAAGACTTGGAGGCCCATGCCAAAAACGATCCTTGGCCCAAACTCCGCAACGAATTGCTCAAAATCGGCATCGGCGAGGAGCATTTGCTGCAAATCGAAGATGAAGCCCGCAAACTTGTCGCCGCTGATTATCAGCGTGCCCTGCTCGAACCGGAACCCGGAATTGAAGACCTCAAAACCCATTTCTTCGCGCCCACAACGGTGACCGAGGAGTTGGGCGTGCGCGAACCTGCTGGTGCTGCCGAGATTCCGATGGTCGACGCGGCATTGCATGCGATGGACCAAATGTTGGCGCAATTCCCCGAGGCCCTGCTTTACGGGCAAGACGTCGGCGGCGAATTGGGTGGCGTGTTCCGCGAGGCAGCGACTTTGGCCAAAAAATATGGCGATTCCCGCGTTTTCAATACCCCCATTCAGGAAGCTTATATCGTGGGTTCGACCGTCGGCATGAGCGCCGTGGGACTGAAACCCGTCGTCGAAGTCCAATTTGCCGACTATATCTGGCCCGGTGTGAACCAATTGTATGCCGAGGTCAGCCGTTCTTGCTACCTGAGCAATGGAAAATGGCCGGTTCAAATGTTGTTGCGGGTGCCGATTGGCGCCTATGGCAGCGGCGGACCGTTTCACAGCAGCAGCGTCGAATCGGCGATTGTGACGATCAAAGGCATCAAAGTCGTTTATCCGAGCAATGCTGCCGACATGAAAGGTCTGTTCAAAGCTGCGTTTTTGGATCCGAATCCCGTGGTGATGTTTGAGCACAAGGGGTTGTATTGGGGCAAGGTTCCGGGTTCAAAGGATGCGCGTTGCATCGAACCGGATGATGACTACATCGTCCCGATCGGAAAGGCGCGTACGTATTTGGCAGCGGATGCCGATGCCATCGAAAACGGCGAATCCTGCGTTGTGATCACTTATGGCATGGGCGTCCACTGGGCAAAAAATGCGGCCAAGGCCAATTTCCCCGGTCGCGTCGAGGTGCTCGATTTGCGGAGTTTGCAACCTTACGACTGGGAAATGATTTGCGAAAGGGTGAAACTGCACGGAAAAGCCTTGGTTTTGACCGAGGAATGCATCGAAAATTCATTCGCCCAAAGCCTCGCCGGACGGATTTCTGAAGAATTGTTTGAGGTGCTGGACGCTCCAGTCAGAGCTGTCGGTGCCGAGGTATTGCCTGCCATTCCGCTCAATTCGACATTGGAAGGCCTGATGCTGCCGAACGCGGACAAAGTGGCCAAGCAATTGGACTGGCTGTTGCAGTACTGA